In Paraburkholderia youngii, the genomic stretch AACGTGCCGGCCGCGGTATGCAGCGCGTCCGCCTCGAGCCTGCTCGGCATCTTCGTCACCCCAGCACTCGTCAGCCTCATCGTGACGAATCAGGCTGCGAGCGGCGGCACTTCGCCGTGGCACACGATCGGCAACATCGTGCTGCAACTGCTCGTGCCGTTCGTGGCCGGCCAACTGTTGCGCCCGCTGATCGGCAAGTGGATCGAGAAGAATCGCGGCGTGCTGAAGTTCGTCGACCAGGGCTCGATCCTGCTCGTCGTGTACGGCGCGTTCAGCGAGGCCGTCACCGAAGGCCTGTGGCACACGATTCCGCTCTCTGCGCTCGGCGGCCTCGTCGTGGTGAGCTGCGTGCTGCTCGCGCTCGCACTGGGCGTGACGATCTTCGTGAGCAAGCGGCTCGGCTTCAATCGCGCGGACCAGATCACGATCATCTTCTGCGGCTCGAAGAAGAGCCTCGCCGCCGGCGTGCCGATGGCCAAGGTGATCTTCGCGTCGCACGCGGTCGGCGCCGTGGTGCTGCCGCTGATGCTGTTCCACCAGATCCAGCTGATGGTCTGCGCCGCGCTCGCGCAGCGCTGGGGCGCCCGCGACCTCAGCGGCGAGAGCGAGGCGGCGGCGCGGCGACCCGCCGCCGCCGTCGCGCGCCGTTGAACACACTCGCAATGCGAACCGGACATTCATAAGCGCCCTCCCTGAGCGTCGTTTTGATCGTGTGAAGCAAGCCGCCTTCGGGCGGCTTTTTCTTTTGGCTCTTCATTGGCCGTTGTCGTTATTTCACGCGCAAACGCTCTTGTTGTCGCCTCGGCCGGATGGCATAGGACGATTCTGGATGTGCCTCTAAAACGGCGGCTCACCTATTGTTTAGTCTTTTTTACTAAACAATCCAACTTCAGACAACTCCATTAAATACGGGTATTTACCGGTGTTGCGCGGGCGTTTTGCGGGCTGTTTTAGCAGCGTTTTACTATACAATCGCCCGACCTGAACCCGTGCTGCCTCGCCTCGCGCGGCAGCTTCATTCGATGGCCACAACCATCCGCGACGTCGCCCGCGCAGCCAGCGTTTCGATCGGCACCGTGTCGCGCGCGCTCAAAAATCAGCCGGGCCTTTCCGAGGCCACGCGCGAACGCGTCGTCGAAGCGGCGCGGCAACTCGGCTACGATTCGGCGCAGCTGCGTCCGCGCATCCGCCGCCTGACTTTCCTGCTGCATCGTCAGCACAACAACTTCGCCGCGAGCCCGTTTTTCTCGCACGTGCTGCACGGCGTCGAAGACGCTTGCCGCGAGCGCGGCATCGTGCCGTCGGTGCTGACCGCCGGGCCGACCGAGGACGTGATTCAC encodes the following:
- a CDS encoding bile acid:sodium symporter family protein → MARPRFLPDNFTLCLVGTVILASLLPVHGQAAVGFNWVTNIAVGLLFFLHGAKLSREAIIAGATHWRLHLVVLLSTFALFPLLGLALKPVLSPLVTPSLYAGVLFLCTLPSTVQSSIAFTSIAKGNVPAAVCSASASSLLGIFVTPALVSLIVTNQAASGGTSPWHTIGNIVLQLLVPFVAGQLLRPLIGKWIEKNRGVLKFVDQGSILLVVYGAFSEAVTEGLWHTIPLSALGGLVVVSCVLLALALGVTIFVSKRLGFNRADQITIIFCGSKKSLAAGVPMAKVIFASHAVGAVVLPLMLFHQIQLMVCAALAQRWGARDLSGESEAAARRPAAAVARR